The segment CGTCGATCAGTGCTTGCACTGGCATCACCAACGCAGCGCCGGCGCCGACAGCCAGGTAAACCAGCCCGGCCACCAGCAAGGCCGCGAACAGCGCGCGCGGGTACGTCCGGCGTACGTCCTTGATCTCCTCGGCCAGGTTGGCGGAAGTCTCGAACCCCACGTACGAGTAGAACGCCAGCAAGGCGCCGCCCAGTATCGCAGTTGCCGGGCCCTGATCACCGAAGTCCAACAAGCGGGCAGGCTCGGCCTGCCCTTGGCCGCTCAACACCGCCACCGCGATGATCACCAGCACCAGGCCGCTGAGTTCGATCAGGGTCATGACCAGATTGGCGCTTAGCGACTCCTTGATACCCCGGGCGTTGAGCATGGCCATCAGCACCAGAAACAGGGGCGCCAGCACCGCCGAAGGCCAGTCGATGAACACGCGCAGGTATTCCCCTGCAAACGCCAACGCCAGCCCGGCAGCACTGGTGATGCCTGCCGCCAACATGGCGAACCCCACCAAGAAAGCCAGCAAGGGCGAGCCGAACGCACGCCGTGCAAACACGGCCGCACCGCCGGCCCGGGGGTATTTGCTGACCAGTTCGGCGTAGGACGCCGCCGTCAACAGGGCGAAGAACAGTGCCAGGGCCAGCGGGGCCCAGATGGCGCCACCGGCCCGGTCGGCGATGGCGCCGGCCAGCGCGTATACGCCAGCGCCCAATACGTCCCCGAGGATGAAGAACACCAGCAACGGTAGGGTGATCACGCGTTTGAGTGAGGCAGTTGCGTCGCTGGTCATCATGGCGCTCCATTCGTCCGGGCAATGGCGCTGTGACTGAGCACCTGCGCGCAAGGTTCAGTGCCCTTGCCCAAAGGGCGCGCCAACCCCACCGTCCCATGGACTTAAGTTCCCTGACCTGCGCTGCCATTCGTCGACTAATCGAACATTGCAAAAAACCTTGCTAGCACGGGTTTCCTCTCACAGGTGATAGCCGAAACATCTGCCAACAAATACGGGACGCTCACATGGCCAGGGAACCAAAAACGGCAAGCCGACTGCTTTGGATAATGGCGCTAGGCACTGTGGCACTCCAGCTCTCGGGCTGCGACATGGTGTTATTCAACCCCAAGGGGCAGGTGGGGCTCGAGCAACGCAACCTGATCATCCTCGCCACCCTGCTCATGCTGATCGTGGTGATACCGGTGATGATCATGGCGCTGGT is part of the Pseudomonas parafulva genome and harbors:
- a CDS encoding APC family permease; its protein translation is MTSDATASLKRVITLPLLVFFILGDVLGAGVYALAGAIADRAGGAIWAPLALALFFALLTAASYAELVSKYPRAGGAAVFARRAFGSPLLAFLVGFAMLAAGITSAAGLALAFAGEYLRVFIDWPSAVLAPLFLVLMAMLNARGIKESLSANLVMTLIELSGLVLVIIAVAVLSGQGQAEPARLLDFGDQGPATAILGGALLAFYSYVGFETSANLAEEIKDVRRTYPRALFAALLVAGLVYLAVGAGAALVMPVQALIDAKTPLMDIVHNAELGLPHGVFAIIALVAVANGAMLTMIMASRLTWGMARDGMLPRMLGQVLPNRGTPGYAIAATTLLAIVLTFTGSLEVLAETVVLLLLFVFLSTNVAVLVLKKDKVDAEHFSVHPVVPVLGILSCLLVLGQQPFENWLRAGALLGLGAVLHWLAGKGFGRTVSEGDAGQ